A genomic region of Catalinimonas niigatensis contains the following coding sequences:
- a CDS encoding S10 family peptidase: MKHILAVIGLSIFLTYPAKAQKREIAADSTVTTTHQVTVKGQRFSYTATTGTQPVWNEDGEPIAALFYTYYERSDVDNRAARPLVISFNGGPGSASVWMHIAYTGPRVLSIDDEGYPVQPYGIKENPHSILDVADIVYVNPVNTGYSRVLDKETERETFFGVNADIEYLAEWLNTFVNRVNRWPSPKYLIGESYGTTRVSGLALELQEAQWMYLNGVILVSPTGLGIERDGPVDAANRLPYFAAAAWYQDALPAQHQQKDLDILLPEVEAFTINQLLPAMAKGGFMEESTKNEMAAKMAEYSGLTEKEILQHNLDVPTAYFWKALLREKGGYTVGRLDSRYLGVDRQLAGDSPDYNAELTSWLHSFTPAINHYLRNELNYRTDIKYNMFGPVHPWDRSGDQTGENLRQAMAENPYLNVMIQSGYFDGATTYFNAKYSMWHLDPSGRMQDRLSFKGYRSGHMMYLRKEDLETANEDIRQFINATLPAQGEPAKYGN, translated from the coding sequence ATGAAGCATATTCTGGCAGTCATTGGTTTATCTATTTTTTTAACGTATCCGGCAAAGGCACAAAAACGTGAGATTGCCGCAGACTCCACCGTAACTACTACCCATCAGGTGACTGTCAAAGGCCAAAGGTTTTCCTATACCGCCACCACCGGTACACAACCGGTTTGGAATGAAGACGGCGAGCCTATTGCTGCACTATTTTATACCTACTATGAAAGAAGTGATGTAGACAATCGGGCTGCGCGTCCGCTGGTCATCTCCTTTAATGGCGGTCCGGGATCTGCTTCGGTATGGATGCACATTGCCTATACCGGTCCCCGGGTGTTGTCCATTGATGATGAAGGTTATCCAGTACAGCCTTACGGAATCAAAGAAAACCCACATTCCATTCTGGATGTAGCGGATATTGTCTATGTAAATCCGGTCAATACCGGCTATTCCCGTGTGTTGGACAAAGAAACAGAGCGGGAGACTTTCTTTGGCGTCAATGCGGATATTGAATACCTGGCGGAGTGGCTGAATACTTTTGTGAACAGAGTTAACCGCTGGCCTTCGCCCAAATACCTGATTGGTGAGAGTTATGGAACTACTCGTGTCTCGGGATTGGCACTGGAACTGCAAGAGGCACAATGGATGTACCTGAATGGTGTAATCCTGGTATCACCTACCGGACTAGGCATAGAAAGGGATGGGCCGGTAGATGCTGCCAACCGTCTGCCTTATTTTGCGGCAGCAGCATGGTATCAGGACGCTTTGCCTGCACAGCATCAGCAAAAAGACCTGGATATACTCTTGCCTGAAGTAGAAGCATTTACCATCAACCAACTGCTACCGGCAATGGCCAAAGGAGGTTTTATGGAAGAAAGTACAAAGAATGAGATGGCTGCGAAGATGGCTGAGTATTCAGGCCTGACGGAGAAAGAAATACTGCAACACAACCTGGATGTGCCTACAGCTTACTTCTGGAAAGCTCTGCTGCGTGAAAAGGGCGGTTATACCGTGGGACGATTAGATTCCCGTTACCTGGGGGTTGACCGTCAGCTTGCCGGTGATAGCCCCGACTACAATGCGGAGTTGACTTCCTGGCTGCATTCCTTTACCCCGGCGATTAACCATTATTTACGGAACGAACTCAATTACCGGACCGATATCAAATACAATATGTTTGGGCCGGTGCATCCCTGGGACAGAAGTGGCGACCAAACCGGAGAAAACCTTCGTCAGGCGATGGCAGAGAATCCTTATCTGAATGTCATGATCCAATCGGGCTATTTTGACGGGGCCACTACCTATTTCAACGCCAAGTATTCTATGTGGCACCTGGACCCCAGCGGAAGGATGCAGGATAGACTGAGCTTCAAAGGCTATCGTAGCGGACACATGATGTACCTCAGAAAAGAAGACCTGGAAACAGCCAATGAAGACATCCGGCAGTTTATCAATGCAACGCTACCTGCACAGGGAGAACCTGCCAAATATGGTAATTAA
- a CDS encoding L-lactate permease, producing the protein MLTYFLSVLPILLLVIISLLKGVREAVMAAFVLTIIIFFYWGADFKHFMATMTVSLFTTLNILMIVFGAAFLYNIMDSSGLIRRITHSIDDLHPSKEIRFFLIAICLTSFFEGVAGFGTPGAIVPLLLISMGFNAVLSVAIVLLFDGLFALFGAVGTPLRIGMQLPLQLSDAQLNLIGIISAVIGVLMMGVLLLLIFQMFRKVHEPLQHKAKIFVLYIFFALPFCLFAYLITDMATILASLMMLLLSVFYLKPKETRLDFQPWLPYILLAFLLLLPKLILPLNRWIGWDITFSDLFASGIQSVFKPMQSPMIPFVLVGLAVAWFYKNKTLQLNLALKKSGTVFVVLFPSIAVAQLMIYSGVSQPSMISYISQMLGNLGNLYPVVAPMIGIIGAFITGSTTISNIVFAPSQLETAQLIGLHPEIILAQQHLGASLGNAVSLFNIIAAAAIANLSNYKEVLQKTILPVLLGGLLIAMMGIFLMDFL; encoded by the coding sequence GTGTTGACCTACTTTCTTTCTGTTCTGCCAATTCTTTTGCTGGTTATCATATCTCTACTCAAGGGAGTGAGAGAAGCGGTAATGGCTGCCTTTGTACTTACCATCATCATTTTCTTTTACTGGGGGGCAGACTTCAAACATTTTATGGCTACGATGACGGTATCCCTGTTTACCACCCTCAACATCCTGATGATCGTATTCGGCGCCGCTTTTCTGTACAATATCATGGATAGCAGCGGACTGATCCGGCGCATTACCCATTCCATAGACGATCTGCACCCTTCCAAAGAGATCCGCTTTTTTCTTATCGCCATTTGTCTTACTTCTTTTTTTGAAGGGGTAGCGGGCTTTGGCACACCCGGAGCGATTGTGCCCCTTCTGTTAATTTCTATGGGATTTAATGCAGTGCTTTCGGTAGCCATTGTTTTGTTGTTTGACGGGCTTTTTGCCCTTTTTGGCGCAGTAGGTACCCCTTTGCGGATAGGAATGCAACTACCGTTACAGCTCAGCGATGCACAGCTAAATCTGATAGGAATCATTTCTGCAGTGATTGGTGTATTGATGATGGGAGTGCTTTTGCTGCTGATCTTCCAAATGTTCAGGAAGGTACATGAACCATTGCAGCATAAGGCCAAAATCTTTGTCTTGTACATTTTCTTCGCGCTTCCTTTTTGTCTCTTTGCCTATCTGATTACCGATATGGCTACAATTCTAGCTTCTCTTATGATGCTGCTGCTCTCGGTCTTTTACCTGAAGCCCAAAGAAACTAGGCTTGATTTTCAGCCCTGGCTGCCCTACATTTTACTGGCTTTTCTGCTGCTATTGCCCAAGCTTATCCTGCCCCTGAACCGTTGGATCGGCTGGGACATTACCTTCAGTGACTTATTTGCCTCAGGCATACAATCGGTTTTCAAGCCAATGCAGTCTCCCATGATTCCTTTTGTGCTGGTAGGTTTGGCAGTGGCCTGGTTTTATAAAAATAAGACACTACAGCTAAATCTTGCCCTGAAAAAATCCGGGACCGTCTTTGTCGTATTGTTTCCTTCCATTGCCGTAGCGCAACTCATGATTTATTCGGGCGTATCTCAACCCTCCATGATCAGTTATATCTCTCAGATGCTGGGCAACTTAGGGAATCTATATCCGGTTGTTGCCCCTATGATAGGCATTATTGGTGCGTTCATTACGGGGAGTACCACCATTTCCAATATTGTGTTTGCACCTTCTCAACTGGAAACCGCACAACTTATCGGTTTGCACCCGGAAATCATTCTTGCCCAGCAACATCTGGGTGCATCTTTGGGCAATGCAGTTTCGCTCTTCAATATTATCGCTGCGGCAGCCATTGCCAATCTGAGTAATTACAAAGAAGTATTGCAGAAAACTATTTTACCTGTACTGTTGGGTGGTCTGCTGATCGCGATGATGGGTATATTTCTGATGGACTTTCTTTAG
- a CDS encoding glycoside hydrolase family 18 protein, protein MFRFSHSFSILSLLLLTLNACQQAPSQEVAEVKPVLNIMAYYVPEKNYQPEKLPLDQLTHIIYSFSKVIDGEMGFSDEDAPEKLRKLVDQKQNHPHIKVMLACGGWGAGGFSDMSVTAEGREQFIQSTVDIINEYQLDGIDMDWEYPAIGSAGIDFRPEDKQNFTLLMKGLREAMDAVNPELILTFASAGWQRYYDFIELTEVMKYADYMNVMTYDAVGGNTPYTAHHTGLGLVTEDDVKDHPFYEYVLERRAAAEEGEMPYQPRSAEWIINYCMEQGVDPQQIVIGGAFYGRAWKGVPPENNGLYQPNQGVHTGWATYNIIRDEYENKNGYTRYWDEIGKAPYLYNPTDSVFISYDDTLSLKLKTEYAIEKNLAGIMFWQLASDTKEENSLLDAIYETATKEVDMTNKK, encoded by the coding sequence ATGTTTAGATTCAGCCATTCATTCAGCATTCTCTCTCTTTTGCTACTGACTTTAAATGCCTGCCAGCAGGCTCCCAGTCAGGAGGTAGCAGAAGTAAAGCCTGTCCTCAACATCATGGCCTATTATGTGCCTGAAAAAAACTATCAGCCGGAAAAACTACCCCTGGATCAATTGACCCACATCATTTACTCTTTTTCCAAAGTTATTGATGGAGAGATGGGATTTTCTGATGAAGACGCTCCCGAAAAGCTTCGTAAGTTGGTTGACCAGAAGCAGAACCACCCTCATATCAAAGTGATGTTGGCCTGTGGAGGATGGGGTGCCGGAGGATTTTCAGATATGTCTGTCACTGCCGAAGGTCGGGAGCAATTTATCCAAAGTACGGTAGACATCATCAATGAGTATCAACTGGATGGCATTGACATGGACTGGGAATATCCCGCCATAGGTTCAGCAGGCATAGACTTCCGGCCTGAAGATAAACAGAACTTTACTTTGTTGATGAAGGGACTTCGTGAGGCGATGGATGCGGTAAATCCTGAGCTTATCCTCACCTTTGCTTCCGCCGGATGGCAACGTTACTACGATTTTATTGAATTGACAGAGGTCATGAAATACGCAGACTATATGAATGTGATGACCTATGATGCCGTGGGAGGCAATACCCCTTACACTGCACATCATACTGGTTTGGGATTGGTAACGGAAGACGATGTGAAGGATCACCCTTTCTATGAGTATGTGCTGGAAAGAAGAGCTGCCGCTGAAGAAGGGGAGATGCCTTACCAGCCACGTTCCGCCGAGTGGATCATCAATTACTGCATGGAGCAGGGCGTTGATCCTCAGCAAATTGTAATTGGTGGAGCGTTCTACGGACGTGCCTGGAAAGGTGTGCCGCCGGAGAATAACGGTCTTTATCAGCCTAACCAAGGAGTACATACCGGCTGGGCTACCTACAACATCATCCGGGATGAATACGAAAACAAAAATGGCTATACCCGTTACTGGGATGAGATTGGTAAAGCCCCTTATCTCTACAATCCTACCGACAGTGTCTTTATCTCTTATGACGATACACTTTCTCTTAAGCTGAAAACCGAATATGCCATAGAAAAAAATCTGGCAGGCATCATGTTCTGGCAACTGGCTAGCGATACCAAAGAAGAAAATAGCCTGCTGGATGCTATCTATGAAACCGCCACGAAAGAAGTGGACATGACCAACAAGAAATAA
- a CDS encoding DUF1579 domain-containing protein: MSEKFETSQASGAHYQLSRFVGEWKGTAKTWFDPNKLEDESPISGTMRLILDGKFIMHEYKGSFKEKPMTGIAIYGYQLELQKFQCAWIDSFHNGTSIMFSEGKRGDKDISVLGSYVYVTPDIEQQWGWRTHIEFISDDELVITAYNVSPDGQESKATETIYKKVQQHPFLSPCIPDQII; the protein is encoded by the coding sequence ATGAGCGAGAAATTTGAAACTTCACAAGCTTCGGGTGCCCATTATCAATTAAGCCGATTCGTAGGAGAATGGAAAGGCACTGCCAAAACCTGGTTTGATCCCAATAAGCTAGAGGATGAGTCTCCCATCAGTGGAACCATGAGGCTTATCCTGGATGGGAAATTCATCATGCATGAATACAAGGGCAGCTTTAAAGAGAAACCTATGACGGGTATTGCGATTTATGGTTATCAACTTGAGTTGCAAAAATTCCAGTGTGCATGGATTGACTCTTTTCATAATGGTACATCCATCATGTTTTCGGAAGGTAAAAGGGGAGATAAAGACATTTCGGTTTTGGGCAGCTATGTGTATGTAACTCCAGACATTGAACAACAGTGGGGATGGCGAACCCATATTGAGTTTATAAGCGATGATGAGCTAGTGATTACCGCCTATAACGTTTCTCCTGATGGTCAGGAATCAAAAGCAACTGAAACTATTTACAAAAAGGTTCAACAACACCCTTTCCTTAGTCCCTGTATCCCAGATCAGATCATATAA
- a CDS encoding lmo0937 family membrane protein gives MSSLLYIIAIILVIGWILGFFVYSAGNLIHILLVIAIIAILFRLIRGRGI, from the coding sequence ATGAGTAGTCTTTTGTACATCATCGCAATCATCTTAGTCATCGGTTGGATTTTGGGCTTCTTTGTTTACAGTGCCGGTAACCTGATCCATATCCTGCTGGTCATTGCCATTATTGCCATCCTTTTTCGTTTGATCCGGGGAAGGGGAATTTAA
- a CDS encoding polysaccharide deacetylase family protein: protein MDYNLSISLIKNKIFFLGIVLLFVSCASQEDETVGQTEITPWQGDKQSAISITYDDGTIHQFTVARPIMNKLGFPGTFYIITGKVEGSAKGKFIGRPKEEVIRETVSVQTNEQNFFERASLIAYTGMEGAVDYHTQAGVLFESGRVEEAYALMDEAYGQLRSQNMGDLEADNFHNNTVDTTTWEDYKSYAAEGHEIASHTVTHPRLAVLDEANMRYELEQSKADIQKYLGEEYTFSAECPYGTEDERVMEYAHTIYPALRNRMPAPYLEELNRSSKTQPGASDKEYVQWQRGPLTSVSMETMKSWVDTSIAHNNIWLVLVFHGVDGIGWEPRTGAELEEYFSYMKERESDLWVATFADVTKYIRERKGTEVNASAEEDRILINLSSDLDTEVYNVPLTLKTYVPEDWNTVFLQTAGKEEDQSVLEIQQDEQGYYVLYTIRPDEKEVVLAAQSQD from the coding sequence ATGGATTATAATTTAAGTATAAGTCTGATAAAAAATAAAATCTTCTTCCTGGGGATAGTATTGCTATTTGTCTCCTGTGCCAGTCAGGAGGATGAAACCGTAGGACAAACGGAGATAACCCCATGGCAGGGAGATAAACAATCAGCCATTTCCATTACCTATGATGATGGCACCATTCATCAGTTTACCGTGGCCAGACCCATCATGAACAAACTCGGCTTTCCCGGCACATTTTATATCATCACCGGAAAAGTAGAGGGTTCGGCTAAAGGTAAGTTTATCGGCAGGCCCAAAGAAGAAGTCATCCGGGAGACAGTTTCAGTACAAACCAACGAGCAAAACTTTTTTGAAAGAGCCTCACTGATTGCCTACACCGGTATGGAAGGCGCGGTGGACTATCATACGCAGGCAGGTGTTCTTTTTGAATCAGGAAGAGTAGAAGAGGCCTACGCTCTGATGGATGAAGCTTATGGGCAACTGAGAAGCCAGAATATGGGAGATTTGGAAGCAGACAATTTTCATAACAATACAGTAGATACCACCACCTGGGAAGATTACAAATCTTATGCTGCCGAAGGTCATGAAATAGCCAGCCATACCGTTACCCATCCCCGCCTGGCGGTATTGGATGAGGCGAATATGCGCTATGAACTGGAACAAAGTAAAGCGGATATTCAAAAATATCTGGGAGAGGAGTATACCTTTTCTGCCGAATGTCCTTACGGTACGGAAGATGAGCGGGTGATGGAATATGCCCATACCATTTACCCGGCACTTAGAAACCGCATGCCTGCCCCTTATCTTGAGGAACTCAACCGTTCCAGCAAGACACAACCCGGTGCATCGGATAAGGAATATGTACAATGGCAGAGAGGCCCGCTTACTTCTGTGAGCATGGAAACGATGAAGTCTTGGGTAGACACCAGTATTGCGCACAACAATATCTGGCTGGTGCTGGTATTTCATGGAGTTGACGGCATCGGATGGGAACCCAGAACCGGAGCGGAATTGGAAGAATACTTCAGCTATATGAAAGAAAGAGAATCGGACTTATGGGTAGCTACATTTGCGGATGTGACCAAATACATCAGGGAAAGAAAGGGTACAGAAGTCAATGCCTCAGCGGAAGAAGATCGTATCCTGATCAATCTCTCTTCTGATCTTGATACGGAAGTGTATAATGTGCCCCTCACGCTGAAAACCTACGTGCCTGAAGACTGGAATACAGTTTTCTTACAGACAGCAGGCAAAGAGGAAGATCAGTCCGTACTGGAGATTCAACAGGATGAACAGGGTTATTATGTGCTTTACACCATTCGTCCTGATGAAAAGGAAGTCGTATTGGCAGCACAAAGCCAGGATTGA
- a CDS encoding jacalin-like lectin: MKKLMPMLALGLVATAMYSCEPEDEGMQPISDGGPTDEVGIPHFNENNSEMVRWEELPDDLTQAIPLENETSENENARTNFSEFSFHYGPFGGTGGKGFAIIPPSGSRIYAIGVRAGAKIDKLLIWYKRSDGSVYLGGSPGGNGGNYYVHSFASDEHLKAINGMSSNVINQLGFVTNKKSFTYGAHVGEGFYASVPPNYQLLGFWGKAGALLDQLGFYVFTI; the protein is encoded by the coding sequence ATGAAAAAGTTAATGCCCATGTTAGCCTTAGGGTTAGTCGCAACTGCAATGTATTCCTGTGAACCGGAAGATGAAGGGATGCAACCCATCAGTGATGGTGGGCCTACTGATGAAGTAGGGATTCCTCACTTTAATGAGAACAACTCAGAAATGGTCCGATGGGAGGAGCTTCCTGATGATTTGACCCAGGCTATTCCTCTTGAAAATGAAACAAGTGAAAACGAAAATGCCAGAACGAATTTCAGTGAATTCTCTTTTCACTATGGTCCTTTTGGAGGAACAGGAGGAAAAGGCTTTGCAATTATTCCTCCCAGTGGCAGTAGAATTTATGCCATAGGGGTGAGGGCAGGTGCTAAAATTGACAAACTCCTGATATGGTATAAGAGGAGTGATGGCAGTGTCTATCTAGGAGGCTCTCCCGGTGGAAATGGTGGTAATTATTATGTGCATTCATTTGCATCTGATGAGCACCTGAAAGCAATCAATGGGATGAGCAGTAATGTAATCAATCAACTTGGCTTTGTTACCAATAAGAAATCATTTACTTATGGTGCACATGTAGGTGAGGGATTTTATGCCTCTGTTCCTCCTAATTATCAACTCTTGGGGTTCTGGGGTAAAGCAGGAGCTCTTCTGGATCAGCTTGGCTTTTATGTCTTTACTATCTAA
- a CDS encoding TolB family protein, translating into MKPSMIIFISFFLFNFAHAQSPAIGIFDNSTDIGQPGMQGSAEYDEATQTYTLKGSGYNIMFEKDEFHFLHKKLSGDFILTANFKFEGDGVDPQRKVGWMLRETLSEDAAHISATLQGDGNTEMQWRVLNGAYMRDPEDKIVAPKLNYQILQLEREGKEVIMRAAHMGEPLQEIGSYKLESLSDEIYAGLIVSSQNENVVEEAKVWNVRITKPVADNFNGFLSSRLETMDVFDGTRKVVYESNEVIESPNWMPDGNNLLTTLGGKLYTIPIEGGALKPLNTGEIERINNDHGISFDGKQLAFTSNENVEIGPRIYTMPIEGGEPKLLTEKAPSYWHGWSANNKEVYYVAQRDTPVYNIYKIAVKGGEEKQLTHNTSGYVDGPESSPDGKYIYYNDNASGTMQIWRMKTDGTNPEQLTFDEYNNWFPHVSPDGKWIVFLTYDQDVPTDAHPSYKRVMLRLMSLSGGAPKVIANIYGGQGTMNVSSWSPDSRQISFVSNTGTEFEQVSRANE; encoded by the coding sequence ATGAAACCTTCAATGATAATCTTCATCAGTTTTTTCCTCTTTAATTTTGCGCACGCCCAGTCGCCTGCCATTGGAATTTTTGACAACAGTACTGACATCGGTCAGCCCGGTATGCAGGGGAGTGCTGAATACGACGAAGCCACTCAGACCTATACGCTCAAAGGATCAGGCTATAACATCATGTTTGAAAAAGATGAGTTTCATTTTCTTCACAAAAAACTTTCGGGTGACTTTATCCTTACTGCCAACTTTAAATTTGAGGGGGATGGGGTAGACCCCCAGCGAAAGGTAGGCTGGATGCTGAGAGAAACTCTCTCTGAAGATGCGGCCCACATCAGTGCCACACTACAGGGAGATGGCAATACAGAGATGCAGTGGAGGGTGCTGAACGGGGCTTATATGAGAGACCCGGAAGATAAAATAGTAGCGCCCAAGCTGAACTACCAGATCTTACAACTGGAGCGGGAAGGTAAGGAAGTGATCATGAGGGCAGCGCATATGGGAGAACCCCTTCAGGAAATTGGTTCTTATAAGTTGGAGAGTCTGTCTGATGAAATCTACGCCGGACTGATCGTTAGTTCGCAGAATGAAAATGTAGTGGAAGAAGCCAAAGTCTGGAATGTGCGTATCACCAAACCCGTAGCGGATAACTTCAACGGATTTTTATCCAGCCGCCTGGAGACGATGGATGTATTTGATGGCACACGAAAAGTCGTATACGAATCCAACGAGGTGATAGAGTCGCCCAACTGGATGCCTGATGGTAATAATCTTCTGACTACCCTGGGGGGCAAGCTATATACCATTCCGATAGAAGGCGGGGCTCTTAAACCCCTCAATACCGGTGAAATTGAACGCATCAACAACGACCACGGCATCTCTTTTGACGGGAAGCAACTGGCCTTTACCAGCAACGAGAATGTAGAAATAGGTCCGCGAATCTATACTATGCCCATAGAAGGAGGCGAACCTAAACTGCTGACTGAAAAAGCCCCTTCTTACTGGCATGGCTGGTCGGCCAACAACAAAGAAGTATACTATGTGGCCCAGAGAGATACACCCGTGTATAATATTTATAAGATAGCAGTCAAAGGAGGCGAAGAAAAACAGTTGACCCACAATACCAGCGGCTATGTAGACGGGCCCGAAAGCTCACCGGATGGAAAATACATCTACTATAATGACAATGCATCAGGCACCATGCAGATCTGGCGTATGAAAACCGATGGCACAAACCCTGAACAGCTTACTTTTGATGAATACAACAATTGGTTTCCCCATGTATCACCGGATGGAAAGTGGATTGTATTCCTTACCTATGACCAGGATGTACCTACCGATGCCCACCCATCTTACAAAAGAGTAATGCTGCGGCTGATGTCGCTTTCGGGCGGGGCACCCAAAGTGATTGCCAATATATATGGAGGGCAGGGTACGATGAATGTGTCTTCCTGGTCGCCGGACAGCAGGCAAATCTCTTTTGTGAGCAACACCGGTACTGAGTTTGAGCAGGTATCCAGGGCCAATGAGTAA
- a CDS encoding DUF4184 family protein — translation MPFTFSHPAIVLPLTYLPRQWFSLTGLIIGSLTPDFEYFLRMRIKSNYSHSLDGLFWFDLPLGLLLAFIFHNIVRDSLFDNLPLFLKSRFSAFRQFDWNGHFKRNWLVVLISIIIGAASHIFWDSFTHDHRYFVQTIPILTNSVDFFGGQVPIFKILQHSSTLIGGLVIAFAIYKLPTNKYEKENINLKYWIILAGLTLTIIVVKLLSGLELRQYGNVIVTAISAGLISLTITPWLTKTKKK, via the coding sequence ATGCCATTTACATTTTCTCATCCAGCAATTGTATTACCGTTGACTTATTTACCAAGGCAATGGTTCTCGTTGACGGGGCTTATAATCGGTAGTTTGACACCGGACTTTGAATATTTTTTAAGAATGAGAATTAAGAGCAATTACAGCCATTCATTAGACGGGCTTTTTTGGTTCGACTTGCCGCTTGGACTGTTGCTAGCATTTATCTTTCACAACATCGTTCGGGATAGTTTATTTGATAATTTACCTTTATTTTTAAAGTCAAGGTTTTCGGCTTTTAGGCAGTTTGACTGGAATGGACATTTTAAAAGAAATTGGCTTGTAGTGCTAATTTCAATTATAATCGGAGCGGCATCACACATTTTTTGGGACAGTTTTACACACGACCACAGATATTTCGTGCAGACAATCCCCATTTTGACAAATTCGGTGGACTTTTTCGGTGGACAAGTCCCGATTTTTAAAATCCTACAACATTCTTCAACCTTAATCGGTGGACTTGTAATTGCTTTTGCCATTTACAAACTGCCGACAAACAAGTATGAAAAAGAAAATATAAATTTGAAATACTGGATAATTTTAGCAGGACTTACATTGACAATTATTGTAGTAAAACTTTTAAGCGGACTTGAACTGAGACAATACGGAAACGTAATTGTAACAGCGATTTCCGCAGGACTAATTTCATTAACAATAACGCCGTGGCTGACAAAGACTAAAAAAAAATAA